In Mercurialis annua linkage group LG5, ddMerAnnu1.2, whole genome shotgun sequence, a single genomic region encodes these proteins:
- the LOC126681969 gene encoding uncharacterized protein LOC126681969 has product MGSSFSLLAPYDEHDELVEDRANHDTMDDEDNDEHELAHNLEANDHPDWLQLPDDLIVEIVKRLDVVDRAKLSNVCKSWSRVALNKDIPVHQFPLLMLPSKIKSDHVRLFDTSRSLMYRFNLPDSVVQRGGWCFGSTKGWLLIATLEKNYTPHISLLNPVSGQIIKLPSITAFEACTNDPYSFADLLVTKMELYFLSEDDIFISAIFDDNKLAICIAGDEEWTIVSESGDHNFYDDMCFFKGTLYVLHRCSGSDGDDDRDGVVLLNSALTFQFSESSSIAIKLVSLIGGQTLGREIIEQNGFDIITNICRTAYLVESHGELLIVDRVSDGLSYDDDVQSFEYAKTKQFEIFKMVNGSASKSMCKLRNDQIVFMGGRGPCVSLSAKDFNDKVKGNCIHFLDEYDVFDFFDLPPFVSRESGICCLDDGRITRCYPTIKFPMDSRMTWLTPQLI; this is encoded by the coding sequence ATGGGTTCTAGTTTTTCTCTCCTTGCACCCTACGACGAGCACGACGAACTGGTCGAGGATCGAGCCAATCATGATACGATGGACGACGAGGATAACGATGAGCACGAACTCGCCCATAATTTAGAAGCAAATGATCATCCTGATTGGCTTCAACTACCGGACGATTTAATAGTGGAAATCGTCAAACGGTTGGACGTGGTGGACCGTGCAAAGTTGTCTAATGTTTGCAAGTCATGGAGCAGGGTTGCTTTGAATAAGGATATTCCGGTTCATCAATTTCCTCTGCTCATGCTCCCTTCTAAGATTAAGAGTGATCATGTTCGACTCTTTGACACCTCTCGCTCTCTAATGTACCGATTTAATCTTCCCGATTCAGTTGTTCAAAGAGGAGGATGGTGCTTCGGCTCTACGAAAGGTTGGCTTTTGATAGCAACCCTCGAAAAAAACTATACACCGCATATCTCCCTACTCAATCCAGTTTCTGGACAGATTATTAAACTTCCCTCTATCACCGCATTCGAGGCTTGCACCAATGATCCGTATAGTTTTGCCGACCTATTGGTTACTAAAATGGAATTGTATTTCTTATCCGAGGATGACATATTTATTTCAGCAATTTTTGATGATaataaattggcaatttgcatAGCAGGTGATGAGGAGTGGACGATTGTTTCTGAATCAGGAGATCATAACTTTTACGATGACATGTGTTTCTTTAAGGGGACGCTCTATGTCTTACATAGATGTAGCGGAAGTGATGGTGATGATGATCGTGATGGTGTTGTTTTACTAAATAGTGCTCTCACTTTTCAATTCTCAGAAAGCAGTAGTATCGCCATTAAATTAGTTTCTTTAATTGGTGGCCAAACTTTAGGCAGGGAAATAATCGAACAAAACGGGTTTGACATCATTACAAATATTTGTCGGACTGCATATTTGGTAGAATCCCATGGTGAATTGTTGATTGTTGATAGAGTATCTGATGGTCTCTCGTACGATGATGATGTTCAAAGTTTTGAATACGCGAAGACAAAACAATTTGAGATTTTTAAGATGGTGAATGGCAGTGCTAGCAAAAGTATGTGCAAGTTAAGAAATGATCAAATAGTATTTATGGGAGGAAGAGGCCCTTGTGTCTCCCTTTCTGCTAAAGATTTCAATGATAAGGTGAAAGGAAATTGTATTCACTTTTTGGATGAGTACGATGTGTTTGATTTCTTTGACCTCCCACCATTTGTATCTCGCGAGTCTGGAATTTGCTGCCTTGACGATGGCAGGATTACGCGCTGCTATCCTACTATCAAATTCCCCATGGACAGCAGAATGACTTGGCTCACTCCGCAGTTAATTTAG